A single window of Amphiura filiformis chromosome 17, Afil_fr2py, whole genome shotgun sequence DNA harbors:
- the LOC140138426 gene encoding uncharacterized protein: protein MECFSSAQQPSEWTWPASMNIFYKNGTQQPVPLLEVQQPMSVMSQVTATSVQQPLQPISQVTATSVHVDQENEKDGVSKLQKVTQHGRKRKAKKPNKPSGEATKASDKDSENKKIRKRAPNWKEIEITTLASFVQEHKALLFGSKKGNGRVETVKREYWERAAKAIRVAGGEARTG from the exons ATG GAGTGCTTTTCTAGTGCTCAGCAACCATCAGAGTGGACATGGCCGGCCTCAATGAATATCTTT TACAAGAATGGAACACAACAACCGGTGCCTCTATTGGAGGTTCAGCAGCCCATGTCAGTCATGTCACAAGTAACAGCAACATCAGTTCAACAGCCGCTGCAGCCCATCTCTCAAGTAACAGCAACATCAGTACATGTTGATCAAGAAAATGAAAAAGATGGAGTGTCTAAGTTGCAAAAG GTGACCCAACATGGACGGAAACGGAAGGCAAAAAAACCGAATAAGCCCTCAGGAGAAGCAACTAAAGCAAGTGATAAAGACTCAGAGAATAAG AAGATCAGAAAGCGAGCACCCAACTGGAAAGAGATTGAAATCACAACTTTAGCATCATTTGTGCAAGAACATAAGGCCCTCCTGTTTGGGTCTAAGAAAGGCAATGGTCGTGTGGAAACTGTAAAACGGGAATATTGGGAAAG AGCGGCAAAAGCCATACGTGTGGCGGGTGGGGAAGCGAGGACTGGTTGA